A window from Erythrolamprus reginae isolate rEryReg1 chromosome 11, rEryReg1.hap1, whole genome shotgun sequence encodes these proteins:
- the FAM167B gene encoding protein FAM167B, which produces MSLVRFKELGEEEMNLEEENLDSVKALTTKLKLQTRRPSYQEWKAHVQSPSWRNGLRAGALKTHLEKQGEEAVREENQDPGGPLKSVCGFPNIDVAFEWLRMELEKMQALDNQIARQLIGLRAQIHQLKVEQACHRHKEMLDDATFELEDCEEDSDLLCNIPPKMAFLLSTPLKHIGVTRMNINSRRFSMC; this is translated from the exons ATGTCCCTGGTGAGGTTCAAGGAGCTGGGCGAAGAGGAGATGAACTTAGAAGAGGAGAACCTAGACAGCGTCAAGGCCTTGACGACAAAGTTGAAGCTACAGACACGGCGCCCGTCTTACCAGGAGTGGAAAGCCCACGTGCAAAGTCCTTCCTGGAGGAATGGGCTGCGGGCTggagctctgaagacccacctggAGAAGCAGGGGGAAGAGGCAGTGAGAGAAGAGAACCAGGACCCAGGAGGACCCTTGAAGTCTGTTTGTGGGTTCCCCAACATTGATGTGGCCTTTGAATGGCTTCGGATGGAGCTG GAGAAGATGCAGGCCCTGGACAACCAGATTGCTCGGCAGCTGATTGGGCTGAGGGCCCAGATCCACCAGCTGAAAGTGGAACAGGCTTGCCATCGACACAAAGAGATGCTGGACGATGCCACCTTTGAACTGGAGGACTGCGAGGAGGACTCGGACCTACTCTGCAACATTCCCCCCAAGATGGCCTTCCTCTTGTCCACCCCTCTCAAGCACATTGGAGTCACCCGCATGAATATTAACTCCCGCCGATTCTCCATGTGCTGA